A window from candidate division WOR-3 bacterium encodes these proteins:
- a CDS encoding rhomboid family intramembrane serine protease codes for MIPLKDDVPKMRVRFPIFMVLLLVSNILVFIYEISLSQFALRRLINNYGAIPLLISQGENLHTLFSAMFLHGGFDHILGNMLYLFIFGDNVEDVLGHFWFLVMYFLAGFAGSFLHILIARNSSVPMIGASGAISGVLGSYLVLFPNARILALVPFGFFLRIVYLPAFLFLGFWILIQFIYGFASLPGVEGGGIAFFAHIGGFLVGLLWGIIFRRRVREDY; via the coding sequence ATGATTCCATTAAAGGATGATGTACCGAAGATGAGAGTGCGTTTTCCAATTTTTATGGTTCTCCTTCTGGTTAGTAACATCTTGGTCTTCATTTACGAAATCTCCCTTTCCCAATTTGCCCTTCGTCGGCTCATCAATAATTACGGGGCAATCCCTTTACTCATTTCCCAAGGAGAGAATCTCCATACCCTTTTTAGTGCGATGTTCCTCCATGGTGGTTTTGACCACATTTTGGGTAATATGCTCTACCTCTTCATCTTTGGAGATAATGTGGAAGATGTTTTGGGACATTTCTGGTTTCTGGTGATGTATTTTTTAGCGGGATTTGCCGGTAGTTTTCTCCATATTCTGATTGCGCGGAACTCTTCGGTGCCAATGATTGGAGCTTCTGGTGCCATTTCCGGAGTTTTAGGTAGTTATTTGGTTCTTTTCCCCAACGCCCGGATTTTAGCCTTAGTTCCTTTTGGCTTCTTTTTGCGGATTGTCTATCTTCCCGCCTTTCTCTTTTTGGGTTTTTGGATACTCATCCAATTTATTTACGGTTTTGCCTCTCTTCCCGGAGTAGAAGGTGGGGGAATTGCCTTTTTTGCCCACATCGGCGGTTTTTTAGTCGGTCTCCTCTGGGGAATAATCTTTCGGCGGAGGGTTCGGGAAGATTATTAA
- the ispF gene encoding 2-C-methyl-D-erythritol 2,4-cyclodiphosphate synthase yields the protein MRVGIGFDIHPLKEGRKLFLGGCEIPHPKGLLGHSDGDCLIHAIVDAILGALGKGDIGSLFPDTDPKYKGVRSVLFLEEVGKILREVGVRVINVDSVVVCEEPKIAPYRTEMQKEIGKALGCDPKLISIKGKRPEGLINKESILSYAVVLLEGI from the coding sequence ATGCGCGTTGGCATCGGGTTTGATATTCATCCCTTAAAAGAGGGGAGGAAACTCTTCTTGGGGGGGTGCGAGATTCCTCATCCCAAAGGTCTTCTGGGACATTCCGACGGTGATTGCCTCATTCATGCCATCGTTGATGCCATTCTCGGGGCATTAGGAAAAGGAGATATCGGTTCCCTTTTTCCGGATACCGACCCGAAGTATAAAGGGGTGCGGAGCGTTCTCTTCTTAGAAGAGGTGGGAAAGATTTTAAGGGAAGTCGGCGTGCGGGTTATCAATGTTGATTCGGTTGTTGTCTGTGAAGAACCAAAAATCGCTCCTTACCGGACGGAGATGCAAAAAGAGATAGGGAAAGCCTTAGGTTGCGACCCAAAATTAATCTCCATAAAAGGAAAGAGACCAGAGGGTCTCATAAATAAAGAAAGTATTCTTTCTTATGCGGTTGTTCTCTTGGAGGGGATATGA
- a CDS encoding regulatory protein RecX, with protein MKKLDFSSQLRNYAFRLLKKRSWAKGEFRQRLTRYLLKKKGLAEEDLIDRILRELEENGLLDDREFASLYLRHSLTFRRRGKEAIKRELRRRGVGEEIIEEVLAGREREEEEVAKDLIKRYQKRYEMRAQRKGLTPKEKEVFLKEKLREVLLRRGFSGEMIRKILREDGS; from the coding sequence GTGAAAAAGTTAGACTTTTCTTCGCAACTGAGAAATTATGCCTTCCGGTTGTTGAAAAAGAGGAGTTGGGCAAAGGGAGAGTTTCGGCAGAGGCTAACAAGATACCTGTTAAAGAAGAAAGGGTTGGCAGAAGAAGACTTAATCGATCGGATTTTAAGGGAGTTGGAAGAGAATGGCCTTCTGGATGATAGAGAATTTGCTTCTCTTTATCTGCGGCATTCTTTAACCTTTCGCCGGCGCGGGAAGGAGGCGATAAAAAGGGAATTGAGAAGGAGAGGGGTGGGCGAGGAGATTATTGAGGAGGTTTTGGCAGGAAGAGAGAGAGAAGAGGAAGAAGTGGCAAAGGATTTAATAAAAAGGTATCAGAAAAGATACGAAATGCGGGCGCAAAGAAAGGGTCTGACCCCGAAGGAGAAGGAAGTCTTTCTCAAAGAGAAATTGCGGGAGGTCTTATTAAGAAGGGGTTTTTCGGGAGAGATGATAAGAAAGATCTTGCGGGAAGATGGCTCATAG
- the metG gene encoding methionine--tRNA ligase: MRILVTTALPYANGDIHLGHLAGCYLPADIYCRYQRSKGRDVIHIGGTDEHGVPITLLAEREKKSPQEIVDFYHKRIKDSFEKFGILFDNFSRTSLPLHHKTSQDFFLKIYEKGYIYPKKVRQFFCPNCGLFLADRYLEGTCPHCQNPKARGDQCEECGRWLEPFMLLEPKCKTCGGLPEERETEHYFFALSRFQKQLADWIKEKGNWKENVKRFCEGWFRQGLEDRAITRDLPWGVKVPLPEAKGKVLYVWFDAPIGYISSTMEWAEKIGKKDLWKEYWLSSETRLIHFIGKDNIVFHAIVWPAMLMAYGDFILPSEIPANEFLNLEGRKISTSENWAIWLPDYLKEFPPDPLRYALANNLPENRDIDFTYKEFQAKNNNELADIYGNFVNRVLLFIKKNLGEIKEGKVEDEVRAKIEEVKKEAEDLIERFRIRDGLKVLMALPSFGNRYFDYQEPWRTVKSDRKRCEKTIFNCLKLIEACEVLLRPYLPFTSEKMRRMLSLKERNWDELEDNSFFTTSPQLGEIEILFNKIPDEKIEIELKKLKGETMEITIEDFKKIDLRVGRIINAERVPGSDKLLKLEVNLGSELRQIVAGIGSVYEPEELIGKNVCVVANLKKAKLRGVESYGMILAAEDGAVISLLVTDKEIRPGSPIL; encoded by the coding sequence ATGCGGATTTTGGTGACGACCGCTTTACCTTATGCCAATGGCGATATCCATTTGGGCCATCTGGCAGGTTGCTATCTGCCCGCGGATATCTACTGCCGCTATCAGAGGTCAAAAGGAAGAGATGTCATTCACATCGGCGGCACCGATGAACATGGCGTGCCGATAACCCTTTTGGCAGAAAGAGAGAAAAAAAGCCCGCAGGAGATTGTTGATTTCTATCATAAGCGGATAAAAGATTCTTTTGAAAAATTTGGTATCCTGTTTGATAACTTCTCCCGGACCTCTCTACCCTTGCACCATAAGACCTCCCAAGATTTTTTCTTAAAGATTTACGAAAAGGGGTATATCTATCCGAAGAAAGTTAGACAGTTCTTCTGTCCCAATTGTGGTCTCTTTCTGGCGGACCGCTACCTTGAAGGGACCTGCCCCCATTGCCAAAATCCCAAAGCACGGGGTGACCAGTGTGAAGAGTGCGGTCGGTGGCTGGAACCATTTATGCTTTTAGAACCGAAATGTAAAACCTGCGGTGGTCTACCCGAAGAGAGAGAGACCGAACATTACTTCTTTGCCCTCTCCCGGTTTCAGAAACAACTGGCGGATTGGATTAAAGAGAAGGGAAACTGGAAGGAGAATGTGAAGAGATTTTGCGAAGGGTGGTTTCGCCAGGGCTTGGAAGACCGGGCAATCACTAGGGATTTGCCCTGGGGGGTGAAGGTCCCTCTGCCCGAGGCGAAAGGAAAGGTTTTATATGTCTGGTTTGATGCCCCCATCGGTTATATCTCCTCAACAATGGAATGGGCAGAAAAAATTGGTAAGAAAGATTTATGGAAGGAATACTGGCTCTCATCCGAAACGAGACTTATCCACTTTATCGGCAAAGATAATATCGTGTTCCACGCCATTGTCTGGCCCGCGATGCTTATGGCTTATGGTGACTTTATTCTACCTTCGGAAATTCCTGCCAATGAATTTCTCAACTTAGAAGGGAGAAAGATTTCCACCTCGGAAAATTGGGCAATCTGGCTTCCGGATTACTTAAAAGAATTCCCCCCTGACCCATTAAGATATGCCTTAGCCAATAACCTTCCCGAAAATCGGGATATTGACTTTACCTATAAAGAATTCCAGGCAAAGAATAATAATGAGTTAGCAGATATTTACGGCAACTTCGTCAATCGGGTTCTCCTTTTTATTAAGAAGAACTTGGGGGAGATAAAAGAGGGGAAGGTGGAAGATGAAGTCCGGGCAAAAATTGAAGAGGTGAAGAAGGAGGCAGAAGATTTAATTGAAAGATTTCGGATTCGGGACGGCTTAAAGGTTTTAATGGCTTTGCCCTCTTTTGGCAATCGCTATTTTGACTATCAAGAACCCTGGCGCACAGTTAAGAGCGATAGAAAAAGATGCGAAAAGACAATCTTTAACTGCCTCAAACTGATTGAAGCCTGCGAGGTTTTACTTCGGCCCTATCTCCCCTTCACGAGTGAAAAGATGCGGCGGATGCTCTCTCTCAAAGAAAGAAATTGGGATGAATTGGAAGACAATTCCTTCTTCACCACCTCCCCCCAATTAGGGGAGATTGAGATTTTATTTAATAAAATTCCCGACGAAAAAATTGAAATTGAATTGAAGAAGTTAAAGGGAGAAACTATGGAAATCACAATTGAGGATTTTAAGAAGATTGATTTAAGAGTCGGCCGGATTATCAATGCGGAAAGGGTGCCGGGTTCGGATAAACTCTTAAAGTTGGAGGTGAATCTCGGTTCGGAATTGCGCCAGATCGTTGCCGGGATTGGTTCGGTCTATGAACCGGAGGAGTTGATTGGGAAGAATGTCTGCGTTGTGGCAAACTTAAAAAAGGCAAAACTGCGCGGTGTAGAATCTTATGGGATGATTTTAGCCGCCGAAGACGGAGCAGTGATTTCCCTTTTGGTTACCGACAAAGAGATAAGACCCGGAAGCCCAATTCTTTAA
- a CDS encoding helix-hairpin-helix domain-containing protein, protein MNEKEKAILIFLILTLGSAVVLNLSKRWRMSKEVLKILPLEEEVLAKENRDTQEFITEREEKVDINKAPLKELVSLPGIGPVLAERIIEYRERHKGFKRKEEIMKVKGIGRKKYERIRDKIKVE, encoded by the coding sequence ATGAATGAGAAGGAAAAGGCAATACTCATTTTCCTCATTCTTACCTTGGGAAGTGCGGTGGTACTCAACCTGAGCAAAAGATGGCGGATGAGTAAGGAGGTATTAAAGATTTTACCATTGGAGGAAGAGGTTTTAGCGAAAGAAAATAGAGATACACAAGAATTTATCACGGAAAGAGAAGAAAAGGTTGATATCAATAAAGCCCCTCTTAAGGAATTGGTCTCTTTACCGGGTATCGGTCCGGTTTTAGCGGAGAGGATTATTGAATACCGGGAGAGGCATAAGGGCTTTAAGAGAAAAGAGGAGATAATGAAGGTGAAAGGGATTGGTAGAAAAAAATACGAAAGGATAAGAGACAAGATCAAGGTGGAATGA
- a CDS encoding glycosyltransferase family 2 protein, with amino-acid sequence MKLSVIIPVYNEKDTLEKIVSLVEKVPIEKEIILVDDFSQDGTREILKRWEKERNYKILYHEKNLGKGSAIRTGISQAEGELIIIQDADLEYNPFDYLKMIKLFSSPEVKAVYGSRFKGKGRFLLRSKLANLFLSFLTSLLFNKRITDMETCYKMIRREIIQNLELEAKRFEIEPEITAKLLKKGIKIYEIPISYSGREEGKKIKAKDGLIALWNLFWWRLK; translated from the coding sequence ATGAAACTTTCTGTTATCATTCCGGTCTATAACGAGAAAGATACCTTGGAGAAGATTGTCTCCTTAGTGGAAAAGGTGCCGATTGAGAAAGAGATAATTTTGGTTGATGACTTTTCCCAGGATGGGACAAGGGAAATCTTAAAAAGGTGGGAAAAGGAAAGGAATTATAAGATATTATACCATGAGAAAAATCTGGGTAAGGGGAGTGCCATCCGCACCGGTATTTCTCAGGCAGAAGGAGAATTGATTATCATTCAGGATGCGGACTTAGAATATAACCCATTTGACTACTTAAAGATGATTAAACTCTTCTCTTCCCCGGAGGTGAAGGCAGTTTATGGTTCAAGGTTTAAGGGGAAAGGAAGGTTTCTATTAAGAAGTAAATTGGCAAATCTCTTTTTAAGTTTTCTCACTTCCCTCTTATTTAATAAGAGGATTACCGATATGGAGACTTGTTATAAAATGATCCGCCGGGAAATAATCCAAAACTTAGAATTGGAGGCAAAAAGATTTGAGATTGAACCGGAAATCACCGCCAAATTATTAAAGAAGGGGATAAAAATTTACGAAATACCGATAAGTTATTCCGGTCGGGAAGAAGGGAAAAAGATAAAGGCAAAGGATGGTCTTATCGCCTTATGGAATCTCTTCTGGTGGCGCCTAAAATAG
- a CDS encoding UDP-glucuronic acid decarboxylase family protein has product MRILLTGGAGFIGSHLAEALLARGEEVVCVDNLLTGRKENIAHLLENKRFKFYQIDVSEGVNFSERFDAILHFASPASPKDYFLYPVETMRVGSFGTYYLLELAKKNNCLFYFASTSEVYGDPLTHPQKEDYWGNVNPIGKRAVYDEAKRFSEALVMTYHREYKLPIRIVRIFNTYGPRMKIDDGRVVPNLITQALKEKPLTIYGDGKQTRSFCFISDLIEGILRLLAKEIFEPINLGNPEEFTILEFAHLVLELTGKKCPIVYQPPWPDDPERRRPDITKAKNLLGWEPKVKLREGLKITIDWFKKELKL; this is encoded by the coding sequence ATGAGAATCCTCTTAACTGGGGGTGCGGGTTTTATCGGTTCCCATCTCGCTGAGGCATTATTAGCACGCGGGGAAGAGGTAGTTTGTGTTGATAACCTATTAACCGGCAGGAAGGAGAATATCGCCCATCTCTTAGAAAATAAGAGATTTAAATTCTATCAGATTGATGTCTCAGAAGGGGTCAACTTTTCCGAAAGGTTTGATGCCATCCTCCACTTCGCCTCACCCGCCAGTCCCAAAGACTATTTTCTTTATCCGGTGGAGACGATGCGTGTCGGTTCCTTTGGTACCTATTACCTTTTGGAATTGGCGAAAAAGAATAATTGCCTATTCTACTTTGCTTCCACCTCCGAAGTTTACGGCGACCCCCTCACCCATCCCCAAAAGGAAGATTATTGGGGTAATGTCAATCCGATTGGCAAGAGGGCGGTCTACGATGAGGCGAAACGTTTCTCTGAAGCCTTGGTTATGACCTATCACCGGGAGTATAAACTGCCCATTCGGATTGTAAGGATTTTTAATACCTACGGCCCGAGGATGAAGATTGACGACGGCCGGGTTGTACCCAATCTCATCACCCAGGCATTAAAAGAAAAGCCTTTGACCATCTACGGCGACGGCAAGCAGACGAGAAGTTTCTGTTTTATTAGCGATTTGATTGAAGGAATTTTAAGGCTATTGGCTAAGGAGATTTTTGAGCCGATAAATTTAGGTAACCCGGAAGAGTTTACCATATTAGAATTTGCCCATCTCGTTTTAGAATTGACCGGAAAGAAATGCCCGATTGTCTACCAACCTCCCTGGCCCGATGATCCGGAAAGGAGGAGGCCGGATATCACCAAGGCAAAAAATCTTTTGGGCTGGGAGCCGAAGGTAAAATTGCGCGAAGGCTTGAAAATAACAATTGACTGGTTTAAGAAAGAATTGAAATTGTAA
- a CDS encoding UDP-glucose/GDP-mannose dehydrogenase family protein has translation MNLSIIGTGYVGLTTGACLAKVGHRVICVDNDQSKISLLKEGKIPIYEPKLEELVVEGMREGRLSFTTEIGEGVKKSEVCFIAVGTPPKETGEPDLSAVENVAREIGENMERYLVIVEKSTVPVKTGRWVKTTIERYNRRNIPFDVASNPEFLREGQAVDDFLYPDRIVIGCDSERAKEILLSVYEPIVNLSPKEKRPAVLITSLESAELIKHASNAFLAMKISFINAVACICELAGVDVKEVATGIGLDKRIGKDFLNAGIGYGGFCFPKDLDAFTKIAEELGYNFQLLKEVKRINDEMRERFVKKVKDLLWNLKDKKIGVLGLAFKPNTDDMRFAPAIDIINRLVKEGAVVKVYDPQAMENAKKVLPPVIYCSSPYEVCAGSESLLILTEWEEFKKLDLKKVKELLRLPIIIDGRNIFAPEEMKKLGFIYRGVGRGY, from the coding sequence ATGAACTTATCAATTATCGGAACGGGTTATGTTGGTTTAACCACGGGTGCTTGTCTGGCAAAAGTTGGTCATCGGGTCATCTGCGTTGATAACGACCAGAGCAAGATCTCTCTATTAAAAGAAGGGAAAATCCCCATCTACGAACCGAAATTGGAGGAGTTGGTAGTGGAGGGGATGAGGGAAGGGAGGCTTTCCTTCACCACGGAGATTGGGGAAGGGGTAAAAAAATCTGAGGTCTGCTTCATTGCGGTTGGCACGCCACCCAAAGAAACAGGAGAGCCCGATTTGTCTGCGGTTGAGAATGTGGCGCGAGAGATTGGCGAGAATATGGAAAGGTATCTGGTGATTGTGGAGAAGAGTACGGTTCCTGTGAAAACCGGGAGATGGGTGAAGACGACGATTGAGAGGTATAACCGAAGAAATATTCCCTTTGATGTCGCCTCCAATCCGGAATTTTTACGGGAGGGTCAGGCGGTTGATGATTTTTTATATCCCGACCGGATTGTGATCGGTTGTGATTCCGAGCGGGCAAAGGAGATCCTCCTTTCGGTTTACGAGCCAATTGTCAATCTCAGCCCAAAAGAGAAAAGACCTGCGGTCTTAATCACCAGTTTGGAGAGTGCAGAACTGATTAAGCACGCCTCCAATGCCTTTTTGGCAATGAAGATCTCCTTCATCAATGCGGTCGCCTGCATCTGCGAACTGGCGGGGGTGGATGTGAAGGAGGTGGCAACCGGAATTGGTTTGGATAAGAGAATCGGTAAGGATTTCCTCAATGCCGGGATTGGTTACGGTGGTTTCTGCTTTCCCAAAGACCTTGATGCCTTCACCAAAATTGCAGAAGAGTTGGGCTATAACTTCCAACTGCTCAAAGAGGTGAAGAGGATTAACGACGAGATGCGGGAGCGTTTTGTCAAGAAAGTGAAGGATTTACTTTGGAACTTAAAAGATAAAAAGATTGGTGTCTTAGGTCTTGCCTTCAAACCGAATACCGATGATATGCGCTTTGCCCCTGCCATTGATATTATCAATCGTTTGGTTAAAGAAGGGGCGGTGGTCAAGGTCTATGACCCCCAGGCGATGGAGAATGCCAAAAAGGTCTTGCCGCCGGTTATTTACTGCTCCTCTCCCTATGAGGTCTGCGCGGGGAGCGAATCTCTCCTCATTTTGACCGAATGGGAGGAGTTCAAAAAACTTGATCTAAAGAAGGTAAAAGAACTTTTACGCCTGCCAATTATCATTGATGGTCGGAATATCTTTGCACCCGAAGAGATGAAGAAATTGGGATTTATCTATCGGGGTGTTGGTCGGGGCTACTAA
- a CDS encoding glycosyltransferase: MRILFASLQGLNLLEGGTKTQVLLLKKYLEDLGVEVSLFQEFSDFKLEDYSLFHLFAAEGATFHLGRLLKSLGMRMVVSPIFYSRHAPFTLRLLNSPFLLLRRFYGVWTEPIYVKELCTMADLVVPNTGKEKDLLIKGLGIKEKKVKVIPNGVEERFYYAEPDLFFNTYHLKDFILYTGHIGWGRKNLLRLLKVLERLKEPAVLIGKVIPTEYGKRCLAIVQRCPWIKVIDHLPHTSPLLQSAYASCSVFVLPSFYETPGLSALEAGLAGAKVVITKYGGTEEYYGRFATYVNPYSERSIEEGIKEALSKKKSDDLREHIRKNFLWPEIAKRLLLLYKSLDRK; encoded by the coding sequence ATGCGGATTCTTTTTGCCTCCTTACAGGGTTTAAACCTTTTAGAAGGTGGTACTAAGACCCAAGTTCTATTATTAAAGAAATATTTGGAAGATCTGGGGGTGGAAGTCTCCCTCTTCCAAGAGTTTTCTGACTTCAAATTGGAAGATTATTCTCTCTTCCACCTCTTTGCCGCAGAAGGCGCTACTTTTCATCTCGGCCGGCTCCTTAAATCTTTGGGGATGAGGATGGTCGTCTCTCCTATCTTTTATTCCCGCCATGCGCCTTTCACTTTACGCCTCCTCAATTCTCCTTTTCTCCTTTTAAGGAGGTTTTATGGGGTTTGGACAGAACCGATCTATGTTAAAGAGTTATGCACAATGGCGGACCTCGTGGTCCCGAATACCGGAAAGGAGAAGGACCTTTTAATTAAGGGTTTGGGGATAAAGGAAAAGAAGGTGAAGGTCATTCCCAACGGTGTGGAGGAGAGGTTCTATTACGCCGAACCCGACTTATTTTTTAATACCTATCACTTAAAGGACTTCATCCTTTATACCGGTCATATTGGTTGGGGGAGAAAAAATCTTCTCCGCCTCTTAAAAGTGTTAGAAAGGTTGAAAGAGCCGGCGGTCTTAATCGGCAAGGTGATCCCCACGGAATACGGAAAGAGATGCCTTGCTATCGTGCAGCGGTGTCCTTGGATAAAAGTTATTGATCACCTTCCCCACACCTCCCCTTTGCTCCAATCGGCTTATGCTTCTTGCTCGGTCTTTGTCCTCCCTTCTTTCTATGAGACACCCGGTCTTTCCGCTCTGGAAGCAGGTTTAGCCGGTGCCAAGGTTGTCATTACTAAATATGGGGGAACCGAAGAATATTACGGAAGGTTCGCTACTTATGTTAACCCCTACTCGGAAAGGAGTATTGAGGAGGGGATAAAGGAAGCCTTGTCTAAAAAGAAGAGTGACGATTTACGAGAGCACATAAGAAAAAATTTCCTCTGGCCGGAGATTGCGAAAAGACTCCTCCTTTTGTATAAATCTCTGGATAGAAAATAA
- a CDS encoding polysaccharide deacetylase family protein: MREGVTTTIESYADLLAIEKPLNPIPWEEYLFDLDRKPSRVKKGKIKFLLPEKKEIFSGVGIIELEKEGFLNQKGLYVDAKEKKIIFPFSLKSALSDIRVKPRYFYYHPKKFPYEFVSAVSKGEIRKLFFNALRQICLWEDMEYQHLWYYPQNFLSIFIFRVDTDFAREREIKITYEILKEVGINATWFINTKEHQRLIPFFTQLRKEGEDIQLHCYTHNLFPDYQSNYLNIQKGKEILEKEGIMVKGFASPFGLFNESLYRVLSDLGFSFSSEFALSYDDFPFYPEIKGRKFPILQIPIHPIGFGRLLEAGFNEEEIFAYYKNYIDWRYKNSLPIVIYDHPHRIAQFPQLFRSILKYACGKRKIWLTTMTDFYEWWKRREGNEGVIHIIKGEKEIFRNGEESFQPKMGNYFPYHPERIKRMRLGFFPNWRLRAKSIFWRLNKYLKGKIR; encoded by the coding sequence ATGAGGGAGGGAGTGACAACTACAATTGAATCTTACGCCGATTTGTTAGCTATCGAAAAACCCTTAAACCCTATCCCTTGGGAAGAATACCTGTTTGACCTTGACCGAAAACCTTCTCGGGTAAAAAAGGGGAAGATAAAATTTCTCCTACCCGAAAAAAAAGAGATCTTTTCTGGGGTTGGGATAATTGAATTGGAAAAGGAAGGCTTTCTAAACCAAAAGGGGCTTTATGTGGACGCAAAGGAGAAAAAGATCATTTTTCCTTTTTCCTTAAAGTCTGCCCTTTCCGATATCAGAGTGAAACCGAGATACTTCTATTATCACCCCAAAAAGTTCCCCTACGAATTTGTCTCGGCGGTAAGTAAGGGAGAGATTAGAAAACTCTTCTTTAACGCCCTGAGGCAGATTTGTCTCTGGGAGGATATGGAATACCAACACCTCTGGTATTATCCCCAAAATTTTCTCTCGATTTTCATCTTCCGGGTGGATACCGATTTCGCCCGAGAGAGGGAGATAAAAATTACCTACGAGATATTGAAGGAAGTGGGGATTAATGCTACCTGGTTTATTAATACCAAAGAGCATCAGAGGCTTATCCCTTTCTTTACCCAACTCAGAAAGGAAGGAGAAGATATCCAACTCCATTGCTATACCCACAACCTCTTTCCTGATTACCAAAGTAATTATCTCAATATCCAAAAAGGAAAAGAAATCCTTGAGAAGGAAGGGATAATGGTTAAGGGTTTTGCCAGTCCCTTTGGTCTCTTTAACGAATCCCTCTATCGGGTCCTTTCCGATTTGGGATTTTCTTTCTCTTCGGAATTTGCCCTTTCCTATGACGATTTCCCCTTTTATCCGGAGATTAAAGGGAGGAAATTCCCGATCCTCCAAATCCCCATTCATCCCATCGGTTTTGGTCGGCTCTTAGAGGCGGGGTTTAATGAGGAAGAGATTTTTGCCTATTATAAAAATTATATTGACTGGCGTTATAAAAATTCTTTGCCCATCGTGATTTATGACCACCCCCACCGGATAGCCCAATTCCCCCAACTATTCCGGAGTATATTAAAATACGCCTGCGGAAAGAGAAAGATCTGGTTAACCACGATGACCGATTTTTATGAATGGTGGAAAAGGCGGGAAGGGAATGAAGGGGTAATCCACATTATCAAAGGAGAAAAAGAGATTTTTCGGAATGGGGAGGAGAGTTTCCAACCAAAGATGGGGAATTATTTCCCTTATCATCCGGAGAGGATTAAAAGGATGAGATTGGGCTTCTTCCCCAATTGGCGATTAAGGGCGAAGAGTATCTTCTGGCGTCTGAATAAATATTTGAAGGGGAAAATAAGATAG
- a CDS encoding flippase: MKGLSPLPNALYLFGGRILSALFTFFATLYSAQRVGVINFGWLSFALSLVSYALILTDFGLLTFGVRELSSGRREERLPQQIITFRLFLSLIVFIILLFITQVLKKPAGVKRLIFFYSLFLFINSLSLEWFFQSKERMDYVGINRVLTSFGYLFFLLLLVRKEGDYAKVPFAFHLGQALGIIFLLLAYERGGRRFFFTLNFKVFKEIFLSAFPLGIINVLQIFYTYFGIILLGLIGQSEELGIYSAMHRLLFSTLIIDFVFSFLFLPLISSFVQTQPEKLPKVLEISNRFILLLTLPVILIVLIFSPSLISLFFGKAYLKGEDLLRILIFFLPLTTLSTLYAASLIAQKKERFLLRNTGLGTLLNILLSFLFYPQWRGFGIALAFVIGELVILALNLLSVRRMINFSFARAFLPIVTNQEIRFLTRREV, translated from the coding sequence ATGAAAGGTCTTAGCCCTTTACCCAATGCCCTCTACCTCTTCGGGGGTCGAATCCTTTCTGCCCTTTTCACCTTTTTTGCTACCCTCTATTCTGCCCAGAGGGTGGGAGTGATAAATTTCGGTTGGCTTTCCTTTGCCCTCTCCCTTGTCTCCTACGCCCTCATTTTAACCGACTTCGGCCTTTTGACCTTTGGGGTGAGGGAATTGAGTAGCGGGAGAAGGGAGGAGAGGCTTCCCCAACAGATTATCACCTTCCGTCTCTTTTTATCTTTAATCGTTTTTATCATCCTTCTCTTCATCACCCAGGTATTAAAAAAGCCGGCAGGGGTGAAGAGGCTCATCTTTTTCTATTCCTTATTCTTATTCATCAATTCTCTATCCCTGGAATGGTTTTTTCAGAGTAAGGAGCGGATGGACTATGTGGGAATCAATCGGGTGCTTACGAGTTTCGGTTATCTCTTCTTCCTCCTTCTTTTGGTAAGAAAGGAAGGGGATTACGCTAAGGTTCCTTTCGCTTTCCACCTCGGTCAGGCGTTAGGGATTATCTTTCTCCTTCTCGCTTATGAGAGAGGAGGCAGGAGGTTCTTTTTCACCCTAAACTTTAAGGTCTTTAAGGAGATTTTCTTATCCGCCTTCCCTTTGGGAATAATTAATGTTTTGCAAATTTTCTATACCTACTTCGGGATCATTCTTTTAGGGTTGATCGGGCAATCAGAGGAGTTAGGGATTTATAGTGCGATGCACCGCCTCCTCTTCTCTACATTAATTATTGATTTCGTTTTCAGTTTTCTCTTTCTCCCCCTCATCTCCTCTTTTGTCCAAACCCAGCCGGAAAAACTGCCGAAGGTCTTAGAAATTTCCAATCGGTTTATCCTCCTTTTAACCTTACCTGTGATCTTAATTGTCCTTATCTTCTCCCCATCCCTCATCTCCCTATTTTTCGGAAAGGCTTATTTAAAAGGGGAGGATTTACTCAGAATTTTAATCTTCTTTTTGCCTCTTACCACCCTTTCCACCCTCTACGCCGCTTCCCTTATCGCCCAAAAAAAGGAGAGATTCCTCCTTCGCAACACCGGTCTCGGCACGCTGTTGAATATTTTATTAAGTTTTCTATTCTATCCTCAATGGCGGGGTTTCGGAATTGCCTTGGCATTCGTTATTGGGGAGTTGGTAATCTTGGCCCTAAATCTCCTTTCCGTGCGGCGGATGATAAATTTCTCTTTCGCGCGCGCTTTTCTGCCAATCGTCACCAATCAGGAGATAAGATTTCTCACTCGGAGGGAGGTATGA